In Paenibacillus ihbetae, the following are encoded in one genomic region:
- a CDS encoding carbohydrate ABC transporter permease, protein MASGVKESNGDKLFLFCNYLYLTIALVIVLYPLLYIVSASISDPKAVASGEMWLFPKGITFEGYARVFENQNIWIGYKNTIIYTVIGTAVNLFVTLPAAYALSRSDFVGRGFFMAMFLVTMFFGGGLVPSYLLVKDLGMVNSMWALILPGAASIWNIIVARTFFQSTIPKELQEAAHIDGCTNFRLFIKIVLPLSMPIIAVMALFYGVGHWNSYFSAMIYLNDAAKYPLQLFLRQILVLQEMAAQGGGAIDISSAAAMNSKAEIAALVKYAVIIVATVPVIVIYPFLQRYFVQGVMIGSVKG, encoded by the coding sequence ATGGCATCCGGAGTTAAAGAAAGCAACGGAGATAAACTGTTTCTATTCTGCAACTATCTGTACTTAACGATCGCGCTAGTCATTGTTCTGTACCCGCTGCTGTATATCGTCAGCGCATCGATCAGCGATCCGAAGGCCGTCGCCTCGGGCGAAATGTGGCTGTTCCCTAAAGGAATTACCTTCGAGGGCTATGCTCGGGTGTTCGAGAACCAGAATATCTGGATCGGCTACAAGAACACCATTATCTATACCGTGATCGGAACGGCGGTCAACCTGTTTGTCACGCTGCCGGCCGCTTACGCGCTAAGCCGGAGCGACTTTGTAGGCCGTGGATTCTTCATGGCGATGTTCCTGGTCACGATGTTTTTCGGCGGGGGCCTCGTACCGAGCTACCTGCTCGTCAAGGATCTCGGCATGGTCAACAGCATGTGGGCGCTCATTCTGCCGGGAGCCGCTTCGATCTGGAACATTATCGTTGCACGGACGTTCTTCCAGTCGACCATTCCGAAGGAGCTGCAGGAAGCCGCTCATATCGACGGATGTACGAATTTCCGGTTGTTCATCAAAATCGTGCTGCCGCTGTCGATGCCGATTATCGCCGTCATGGCGCTCTTCTATGGCGTCGGGCACTGGAACAGCTATTTCAGCGCCATGATCTATCTGAACGATGCGGCGAAGTATCCGCTGCAGCTCTTCCTGCGACAGATTCTGGTTCTGCAGGAGATGGCGGCCCAAGGCGGAGGAGCCATCGACATTTCATCGGCTGCCGCCATGAACTCGAAGGCCGAAATCGCCGCACTGGTCAAATACGCCGTCATCATCGTCGCAACGGTGCCAGTTATTGTCATCTATCCATTCCTTCAGCGTTACTTTGTGCAGGGTGTTATGATTGGTTCTGTAAAGGGCTGA